In Candidatus Baltobacteraceae bacterium, a genomic segment contains:
- a CDS encoding branched-chain amino acid ABC transporter permease, whose amino-acid sequence MTDVGTVAVRRWSSVSIIAIGGLVAIIAILAFGPLFLGSYLTGRITTLFIYVILAVMWNALAGYAGLVSVGQQAFFGLGAYVVIRLSNGGMPVYPAIALAPLVVAVLALALSPLALRLRGGEFAIGMWVFAELAHLLVNLDGLIQGETGTSLIAISAFAPAVRRADNYWFALGAMTIVLALVFVLLRSRTGACVQAIRDNEEAAASVGVRVLPTKRTIFVLAAAGCAAAGALTLSTLITFQPKTFFSVQWTAYMIFMTLVGGLGTFEGPIIGAVVFFAVETLLGATGVWYLIALGASALVFSLWFPRGIWGGFSARSGLQLMPLGYRLTFGRNSAARDE is encoded by the coding sequence TCGCGATCGGCGGCTTGGTCGCGATTATCGCGATCCTCGCATTCGGGCCGCTGTTTCTCGGCTCGTATCTGACCGGGCGGATCACGACGCTCTTCATCTATGTCATTCTCGCGGTGATGTGGAACGCACTGGCCGGTTACGCGGGCCTGGTTTCGGTGGGGCAACAAGCGTTCTTCGGCCTGGGGGCGTACGTCGTGATCCGCCTTTCCAACGGCGGTATGCCGGTCTATCCGGCCATCGCGCTGGCGCCGCTGGTGGTCGCCGTGCTCGCGCTCGCGCTCTCGCCGCTCGCGCTGCGCTTACGCGGCGGCGAATTCGCGATCGGCATGTGGGTATTCGCCGAGCTCGCGCACCTGCTCGTCAATCTCGACGGCCTGATCCAAGGCGAAACCGGGACCTCGCTGATCGCGATCTCCGCCTTCGCGCCCGCGGTGAGACGAGCGGATAACTACTGGTTCGCCCTCGGTGCAATGACGATCGTTCTGGCGCTCGTGTTCGTTCTGCTGCGCAGCCGGACCGGCGCGTGCGTGCAAGCGATTCGCGATAACGAAGAAGCGGCGGCGTCGGTCGGGGTGCGCGTCTTGCCGACGAAGCGTACGATCTTCGTGCTGGCGGCGGCGGGCTGCGCGGCGGCAGGCGCCTTGACGCTCTCGACCCTCATCACGTTCCAGCCCAAAACATTTTTCAGCGTGCAGTGGACGGCGTATATGATCTTCATGACGCTGGTCGGCGGTCTTGGGACCTTCGAAGGGCCGATCATCGGAGCGGTCGTCTTCTTTGCCGTCGAAACGCTCTTGGGGGCCACCGGCGTGTGGTATCTGATCGCGTTGGGCGCGTCGGCGCTGGTCTTCTCGCTGTGGTTCCCGCGCGGAATCTGGGGCGGGTTCAGCGCGCGATCGGGACTGCAGCTCATGCCGCTCGGCTACCGGCTTACGTTCGGCCGCAACAGCGCGGCGAGAGACGAGTAA